Proteins found in one Primulina eburnea isolate SZY01 chromosome 16, ASM2296580v1, whole genome shotgun sequence genomic segment:
- the LOC140816130 gene encoding uncharacterized protein: MTVAQYEAEFHHLIHYAPHYMEDEVRKMKKFGQGLKLDIRWATLSTEVTSYVSAVNQALRVEEDIKTLLKKEEEEKKIGKSNLFEDNRKRKFEKRTQPVKQGEAVKRKVPRNNNKKCGYCGLPNHEEEKCWRKGGKCLICGSEQHRIQDCPKRTQKTQPTTKPKITARAYALLGNQEEEVDPTAVVEGTVNILSSSAKTLFDPGATHSFISKVFVHKLPLLPEQLPYSFEISLPLGTTMITDIIYKNCPLNFQEKEYLADLIELPIKNYDIILGMDWLFRHQAQLNCYTKEVYLQTFHPIISKANHTMGIVSTVEARAILKDNGQGFLAYLINKPKDQLKISEISVVQEFPEVFPEEINTLPPQRDVEFSIDLIPGAQPIPKTPYRMAPSELKELKLQLQELMEKKCVRPSTSPWAFMDMMHRIFQPFLDKFVVIFIDDILIFSKSHEEHAQNLRLILKTLKDHQLNAKFSKCEFWLEKVSFLGHFISKKGLEVDLAKIEAISRWKQPINITENQKFSRLRGYYRRFIKDFAKIVVPLTQLTRKDNPFLWNDECEKSFCQLKEMLTSAPVLALPEGTEGFVVYTDALKEGFGCVLMQNDKVIAYASRKLKNHELNYPTHDLELRAIVFALAKWRHYLYGKDNVVADALSRKISMACLGMKEERECAEHQRPAGLLQPLPIPEWKWDQITMDFVIGLPQLQGGFNSIWVIVDRLTKSAHFIPISHKYGVEKLAELYQKEIIRLHGRAWPADGQPRAGTIGACTPRAARTAIFRGPNVPEVISDFLANFRNVWI, translated from the exons ATGACCGTAGCTCAATATGAGGCAGAATTCCACCATCTTATACATTATGCACCACATTACATGGAAGATGAggtaagaaaaatgaaaaaatttggTCAAGGGTTAAAGCTCGATATTCGTTGGGCAACACTGTCTACAGAAGTTACCAGTTATGTTTCTGCTGTTAATCAAGCCCTACGAGTGGAAGAAGACATCAAGACACTTCTTAAAAAAgaggaagaagaaaagaaaattggGAAATCCAACCTTTTTGAGGATAACCggaaaagaaaatttgaaaagagAACACAACCAGTCAAGCAAGGAGAAGCTGTTAAAAGAAAAGTTCCAAGAAACAACAATAAAAAGTGTGGATATTGTGGATTACCAAATCACGAAGAAGAAAAGTGCTGGAGAAAAGGTGGGAAATGTCTTATTTGCGGAAGTGAGCAACACCGTATTCAAGATTGTCCAAAAAGAACGCAAAAGACTCAACCCACAACAAAGCCAAAGATAACTGCTCGAGCCTATGCCCTCTTAGGAAACCAAGAGGAGGAAGTTGACCCCACTGCAGTAGTAGAAGGTACTGTTAACATATTATCCAGTTCTGCAAAAACTTTATTTGATCCAggagctactcattcttttatctcAAAAGTTTTTGTGCATAAATTACCACTGTTACCGGAGCAGCTACCATATAGCTTCGAAATTAGCTTACCTTTAGGGACAACAATGATTACTGACATCATTTACAAAAACTGTCCCTTAAACttccaagaaaaagaatatcTAGCAGATTTGATTGAATTACCAATCAAGAACTATGATATtattcttggaatggactggttaTTTAGACACCAAGCCCAGCTCAATTGCTACACAAAAGAAGTTTATCTTCAAACTTTTCATCCAATCATTTCCAAAGCTAACCATACCATGGGAATAGTATCAACCGTAGAAGCTAGAGCTATACTAAAAGACAACGGACAAGGATTTCTagcttatttgataaataagccAAAAGATCAACTCAAGATCTCAGAAATCTCAGTTGTACAAGAATTTCCAGAGGTTTTTCCTGAAGAGATCAATACTTTACCTCCTCAGAGAGATGTAGAGTTTTCCATTGATCTAATACCCGGAGCACAACCCATACCTAAaactccatacagaatggcacctTCAGAGTTAAAAGAATTAAAACTTCAATTACAAGAGCTCATGGAAAAGAAGTGCGTCCGGCCTAGTACATCTCCATGGG CTTTCATGGATATGATGCATCGAATATTTCAACCATTCTTGGACAAATTCGTTGTCatattcatagatgacattttgatattttcaaaaagTCATGAGGAACATGCTCAAAATCTACGATTGATtctcaaaactttgaaagatCATCAATTGAATgccaaattcagtaagtgtgaattttggctagaAAAAGTGTCATTTCTTGGCCACTTTATCTCTAAGAAAGGACTGGAAGTAGATCTTGCAAAAATAGAAGCCATATCTCGTTGGAAACAACCAATCAACATCACAGAAAATCAGAAATTTTCTCGGCTTAGaggatactaccgaagattcattaaagattttgcaAAAATTGTTGTTCCCCTGACACAGCTAACTCGCAAAGACAACCCTTTCTTGTGGAATGATGAGTGTGAAAAAAGTTTTTGCCAATTAAAAGAAATGCTTACCAGTGCACCTGTATTAGCTTTACCAGAAGGAACAGAAGGATTTGTGGTTTACACAGATGCCTTAAAAGAAGGCTTTGGATGTGTACTGATGCAAAACGATAAAGTTATTGCATATGCATCTAGAAAATTAAAGAATCACGAGTTAaattatcccactcatgatctggaattaagAGCAATAGTGTTTGCATTAGCAaaatggagacactacttgtacg GTAAAGATAATgtagtggctgatgctttaagcagAAAGATTAGCATGGCTTGTTTGGGAATGAAAGAAGAAAGAGAATGC GCTGAACATCAAAGGCCAGCAGGTCTTTTGCAACCACTTCCTataccagaatggaaatgggatcaaatAACTATGGACTTTGTGATCGGATTACCCCAGCTCCAAGGAGGTTTTAATAGCATATGGGTAATCGTTGATCGCTTGaccaagtcagcacatttcatacCCATAAGTCACAAATATGGGGTAGAAAAACTGGCTGAACTCTATCAGAAGGAAATTATACGGTTACATG